One genomic window of Notamacropus eugenii isolate mMacEug1 chromosome 6, mMacEug1.pri_v2, whole genome shotgun sequence includes the following:
- the LOC140510789 gene encoding ras-related protein Rab-18-like isoform X1 translates to MDEDILTTLKILIIGESEVGKSSLLLRFTDDAFDPEIAATIGVDFKVKIISVDGNKAKLAIWDTAGQEHFRTLTPSYYRGSQGVILVYDVTRRDNFVKLDNWLNELETYCTRNDIVKMLVGNKIDKENHKTLVQKPVMVFNVHLKNLLKRSSKPLDYGTVTIRINE, encoded by the exons ATGGATGAGGACATACTGACCACCCTGAAGATCCTAATTATTGGGGAGAGCGAGGTGGGCAAATCCAGCCTTCTGTTGAGATTCACAGATGAtgcctttgatccagagattgcAGCAACAATTGGGGTTGACTTCAAAGTAAAGATTATATCAGTTGATGGAAATAAAGCTAAGCTTGCTATATGGGATACAGCAGGTCAGGAGCACTTCAGAACACTGACCCCTAGCTATTACAGAGGTTCACAAGGTGTTATATTAGTTTACGATGTcacaagaagagataattttgttAAGCTGGATAATTGGTTAAATGAATTGGAAACATACTGCACGAGAAATGACATAGTAAAAATGCTAGTTGGAAACAAAATTGATAAGGAAAACCATAAA ACGTTAGTGCAAAAACCTGTGATGGTGTTCAATGTGCATTTGAAGAACTTGTTGAAAAGATCATCCAAACCCCTGGACTATGGGACAGTGACAATCAGAATAAATGAATAA
- the LOC140510789 gene encoding ras-related protein Rab-18-like isoform X2 has translation MDEDILTTLKILIIGESEVGKSSLLLRFTDDAFDPEIAATIGVDFKVKIISVDGNKAKLAIWDTENHKVDRNEGLKFAQKHSVLFIDVSAKTCDGVQCAFEELVEKIIQTPGLWDSDNQNK, from the exons ATGGATGAGGACATACTGACCACCCTGAAGATCCTAATTATTGGGGAGAGCGAGGTGGGCAAATCCAGCCTTCTGTTGAGATTCACAGATGAtgcctttgatccagagattgcAGCAACAATTGGGGTTGACTTCAAAGTAAAGATTATATCAGTTGATGGAAATAAAGCTAAGCTTGCTATATGGGATACA GAAAACCATAAAGTTGATAGAAATGAAGGGCTGAAATTTGCACAGAAACATTCTGTGTTATTTATAGACGTTAGTGCAAAAACCTGTGATGGTGTTCAATGTGCATTTGAAGAACTTGTTGAAAAGATCATCCAAACCCCTGGACTATGGGACAGTGACAATCAGAATAAATGA